DNA sequence from the Vicia villosa cultivar HV-30 ecotype Madison, WI linkage group LG3, Vvil1.0, whole genome shotgun sequence genome:
tatttgctctaatacatataatgttatggctctgatacattatttgctctgatacattatttcagcctatatggctctgatacatataatgtgttcaaacatacattttatgttttaactcgctcatgctgacttttgtcgtttagtttttgttctgtaacatttcaggatgtagaggtgctctgatgatgctctggtacattcaacaatgttctgatacaaatctagcatgaagtgatgatggtagacattcaaagttctgaagctatccgagggaagcagaaatcagaagatgtgaatgttctaaaagatccagaaaactcaagttctgaagctgtcctgaatggaagcagaagtcagaagctgtgaatgttctgaagatcaaagaaattcaagttctgaagctgtccacgatggaatcaggaatcagaagctgtgagtgttctaaggatctaaagaaattcaagttctgaagctgtccaatggaagcagaagtcagaagctatgaattctctgaaggcagaagcttatatgatcgtctctaccgaaataatcagggaagtcttttatcaaagttcttcgagtatttatttcagggggagattatttatctcagggggagattgttaatctcagggggagacatattcatatgcttatgctatagctgtgtaatttgtcttttgccgtctattctttctgatcgcaaattcatatcatttatatatgtttttgtcatcatcaaaaagggggagattgttagaacaagatttgttcttatcaattatcttagttttgatgataacaataatatgaattttgcttaagataatatggtactctaatccaatgcaatttccctttcaggaaatatatatataaagagtacgcataattcagcgctcagaagttgtgtctcaaatggttcagcatgcaacatcagaacatggtctggcaagacatcagaagatggtcgaagcagaatcagaacatgggtctatgaaagcatcagaagaacatgagatcagaagcactgaagatcagaagatggtatcacgcaacagaagcacttcaagatcagaagatcagaagatgctatgcaccaagctgttttgactctgatgatattcaaacgtcgtattcacaaacatcagatcagaaggaagtacaggtggcagactacgctgactgacaaaaggaacgttaaagctactaaaggcaacgtcagtagacacagcgtgaacaaggctcgaggtagttgacaaaagcgtataacattaaatgcaatgctgtacggaacacgcaaagcattaaatgcactcaacggtcatcttctcaacgcctataaatatgaagttctgatgagaagcaaggttacctattcttaacaactctgaacgaaaataaacttgctgaaacgctattcattcaaagctcagaatcttcatcaaagctcactacattgctgttgtaatatcttagtgagattaagcttaaacgttaagagaaatatcacagttgtgattatcgcttttaagaagcatctgtaaactcttgaatagattacattaagttgtaaggaactagagtgatcgtgttgatcagaatactctaggaaagtcttaggagtgaactaagcagattgtaactagagtgatcgtgttgatcagtagactctagagaaagtcttagagggtatctaagcagttgttcctggagtgatcagtgtgtgatcagaagactctggaagacttagttgcggactaagtggaaaaccattgtaatccgtgcgattagtggattaaatcctcagttgaggtaaatcatctctgcgggggtggactggagtagcttcgttaacagcgaaccaggataaaaataattgtgcaatttatttttatcgtccaagatttaaagtcacacttattcaatcccccccccctttctaagtgtttttctatccttcaattgagaGGTGGCTCgaactatttttaaaatttatttaattgctttGTGAAACGAAATATTGTGCCTctgtgtaattgtgtgaatatGACATTATTTCGGTGTGATGATGGACAAatggtaattattattattgggaTGGTTGTGTAAATAATTTAATgattgtgcatgatttggttaatgtgacaatgtggtaaggttgtaatgatataactgtgattttgacgttatatgtggtgtgaattatattgATATAATTGTAGATGGTGTTGAAACCGAATATAGGATTCGGTGTtgttttggtgagttattggtgatgacattgttcattttgatcatgtggtgatcgttttgatcgtatgatgatgattgatttgttttgaatgatgcatgatacatgtacatacttgttggtgataactatgatGAGTTATGGggagacgatgcggtgcatcgaatcagtgatgtttttaagtatgttatatgtgtgaattcattcatatgcattcggtgatggatctcggtgatgtttggatcgatggtggacataattcccattgtgcggaatttgtgtcagtgggccgtatctcgatgaggcgtagatcggtcaggtggattgattccacgaattattggtaccacatgcatagtgttagttggtcatatgcatctttgtcataacatgattaagTTGATTTCAATGTCATGTttggtgttgtatttgttgtgataGATGAGTGATAATTGGATATCTGAATATAtgccaaattgggtgaatgatatattatgatgttttattgcttatgagtgcataacattgattaattgagaatgagactcacccttacttgttgacattttccagatttgagaagtagcggcattagtgcttggtgaggatgactcgtagagtttatccgtttatgttgggtcgtgtcggtcatgctctgatcttgtaacactggcgAACGATAGTTTTAGATTTTTAAGAGATTACTCTATTTCATTTGGTGTTGAATTGCATTTTCATTGGttgtattgatgatgttttgtattccgctgtgataaatatgattatgttttggtaaatcgtttcctaatgaagcatgacttcgaccataattggtttatttgtttttaaataattgtggcacccttgtgtttatatttttactctgattatttatttaaattgccgcggggtttagaagggtgttacaccttaGGACCATTTCTGAGCATTGGGCAATTCTTCTCAGGGGCAAGATTTTGAAGAACAGGTCCACGATCAAATATCATATTTTTTCTTCGATTTGGTCTTCTGTTAATTCTGAATGGCTCAACATTAATCATCACTTGCATTGGATTTTAGGCAAGGGGTCCGGCATCAATTTTTGGTTAGACAGTTGGTGTGCTTCACCTCTCGTCGTGCACACTTCTATCGACTTTCTGCAGCAGCAGGGTATCTCTACTACCTCAGTGGTTTCAGATTTCATCTGCAATGGTTCCTGGCAGACTCCCACAATTTGGTTagacttttttccttttttagatGATAAGCTTATTCCTCATCTGCTTAGAAATATGGACAGGGAAGATGAATTAGTTTGGCCTCAAAGCACCTCTGGCTCCTTGTCTTTTCAAGAAGCTTATAAATTCAAGTATCCTTCTACTCCTCTGAATTGGGCCAAAACTATTTGGAGGCATGACATACCCCCTTCTAAATCTCTTTTTATTTGGAAGCTCATGCAAAACAAATTGGCTACTGATGACAACTTGCGTTTTAGGGACTGCCAAGTCGTGTCCATGTGCAGTTTCTGCAAAAACTCAATTGAAACAGCCCAGCATATGTTTTTTGATTGTATCTTCTCCAAGAGAATCTGAATTTGATTTTCCAATACAACTTAGATGCGGTTCACTCCAGATAATTTGGAAGATTGGTGGACTTTTTGTTCAACAGGGAGATCCAAACAATGCTCTATGCTTCTTATTGCAGCCTCAACCTTTATTTTGTACAGTTTATGGGAAGCTAGAAACAACGAGAGGTTCAACAACACTAAACCGAACGTCAATCTTGTCATTAGAAGAGTCAGTGTTCAGCTACACTCCTCTGCTCATATATAGAAGGCAACTTCTTATATTTCTATTTCTGATTTTAATCTCTTGAAGGCTTTCAACATTATGATTAGACCTGCTAGAGCTCCCAACATAGTTGAAGTCCTTTGGCATCCGCCGTCTCTTGGTTGGATAAAATGTAACTGTGACGGTGCGTATAATCATAATGGACTTCCTGCAACGTGTTGGGGTCTGTTTAGAGATCATAGAGGCAATTTTCTCTTGGCTTTTGCAAACTCGGTTCCTTGGAGGTCCTCCTTTTTAGCCGAGTTTGGTGTTGTTGTTCGGGCTATGGAAGTTGCGATTGAGAGAGGCTGGCATAGCCTTGGATAGAAATAGATTCAGCCTTAGTGGTTCAGGCTTTCACCAACCCAACTTTGGTTCCTTGGCAAGTCAGAGTTGAATGGTTCTCTtgtataaatttttttgtttctaGGCAGATTTATATTTCTCATATTTATAGAGAGGATAACTCTTGTGCTGATTTTTTAGCAAACTTAGGCCTCAATGTTAgttctctcaattttttttattccatTCCTTTGGACATGAGGAAGGAATTTGTTCGTAATAACTAGGAATGCCTAATTTTAGATTCTCCTCTTGATGGATTTTTTTTTCTATCCCATCCTTTTTGTAATATTTCCTTTTTAATATACAAgacttcattaaaaaaaaataagtatttaaatttaaatagcaTAGAATAAGGGATCACACACAATATTTATAATTCTCCAATGTAAAGATGATGATCAGATCAAAACTTAAAGTTGAACCTTGTAACAGTAAAAGTGTGAACCAATTTTCTTACTTTGCAAGTACTTTTTTTGTATTTTAGTAACCCTTCTTGAAAAATGTTTGGATCCTCTTCTTCCAAGAGGGACAGGACAGGACACCATTCCTTTGATATTGTTTCTGCTATTGCTTTCCAATTGCTCTAAATAAGGTCACCAATATTGCTGACAATTCACTACATATTCTTGTATTTTGTATCATACTCACATCAATAATACATTTAGCTTGTTATATTTGTGGAATCATTAGAGTACAATTCAGTCAAATAATTGAAGTAAAaatgataattatttttaaatcaattaaataaaagtatctctcaaaatcaaaagaaaatgtaATCAATCCTAATATGGACGGAAGTTGAAAGAGATTCTAGTGAGTGGGACCAGTAGAGTATGAACCATAGAAGTCAAATTTTGAGGCATGGCATCATTGGTGACTTAGCCACGTGACATGACTTTTCTTTTTAGTGTAATTCACATGAAAAtatactaaatatattttatttattttttaaatgggtCCCCAAGGTCAAAACTAGATTAAATTTCTAGTACAATCATTCAtaaagaaaaagttaaatatacaAAACGGGTCCCATAGTCAGAACTAGATTAAAATTCTAGTAACTAGATTGTtggcccgtgcgatgcacggttatttcaaaattgaaatttataatattaatatttattttattataataatatattaaattattttattaaaatattattctgttatataagcttattttttatttatcataaaaattaaaatattcataatattattaatataataacacaaaattttaaataaatcttttattaatattaaaattagtcttaTACTGCCACATATTGTCGAATTAGTAaacttttattaatataaaattagtataattttattcataataatattaatataataacatGTGCGAGTGAGAGaagtaaaataatatgaaaataaattaaaaaaaaattaataataggaaaaaaattcaaaaatcattCTAATAAAACATGATTATATTTGCACACAATTAGATCATtgacaattattttttaaattttacgtTGTGAATTTATAAATTTCAATTATCACTATTAAAATATCTATTTATTTGTAACTTATCTAAAAGACTTCAATTTATGTTCttatttttttatctatttattaaattttcttaaatatgaAAATAAGCATATATGAATGgaacataaatataataaatataattataaaatatatgaaatgataaaaataatttaggCTTATATAGATTGAActttaaataaattcaaataaatttaaaaaataaaaatttatatttataattttagtttaattgttcaaaaaattataaataaattttatatcaaatgtaaatatttttacatattcAAAATGATATTTTAGTCTTATACTAATTCTTTCAATATACACATAAATGAATATTCTATattacattttattatattgacttaattaaaaaataataaaatatttttattgttaacaCATTGCGACGAAAatgataaaattttataaataaatattatcataaACAATTATCACTATTCTATCaaatacaaattataaaaaaaaattgtgtttaaaATTACAAACAAACAACGTTCTAAAAGTCTCAGTAaatatactatattttaaaattgatggTAGATGCTATCTCCCACTTAAATTTTTCGCTTGATCTTGCCTTCATTgtccaaatataatatattttttcatttactATGACTGTGACCATTCCATCTGCATTATAATTTTTTCATATACCTCGTATAAAATGAACCACCATGCCATCTGCATTTTTACAAAATGTGTATAAACCATCCTGCCATATGCATTCGTTTAAAATGTCTATAATCAAATGTagcatattataaaaaatatataaaatagtatCACCATTGTAGTGAAGAAAAAACAACAtacaaataaaactaaaaaaattggcaAATTATTCTTATTCTACTATATGTAaaactattatatataaatataacacttaatcaaaattttcatattatatataaatatataaattggaattgataaaaattataaattataattatgaaTGACATACAAATTCATAATACAAATACACATGGCCGTCTCAATTTTTTGGAGTCCCCGTGCAGTAGCCcgccttgcacgccctcaaagaggGCCCTGcaaatacacaaagaaaacataattataaattcaaactatgaatgaaatacaaatgcataatatgaatacacaataaaaatatttttctgcaCACACAGAATACAATCTCTTTCATCAAGGAATTCTCATATGAGATAAGAGGTTCTAAAAAAGACATATTTATAGTGAATCaacatttttaatttcattagAATTGAAAAGTCTAAATTTTTTATCGTTACCAATGACATAAAAAGTAGGTTTCAATTTTTATTACAATTTATTATAAGAGTTATACATAATAATTTTatgcaataattattattttaattttgtcattattataattgtataaCGTTTGATATTTATtcttattcttaattttttttttaatttagaaaatttaTTCTTAACATAAGCAGTTacatattgattattattattcttagtatttattattttttaaatagtatattcataATCTTCATTTCCAATATTGAGTTGATCCACCCTTTCCATCTTTGTTCTTTttcgtttattttattttgattgtatctgaattaaatatattattattcttagtatttattattgtttaaatGGTATATTCATAATCTTTATTTCCAATATTGAGTTGATCCaccttttccatctttcttgttTTTCGTTTATTTTACtttgattgtatctgaattaaatataaaattgattatttaatccTAAAATTTAATAGATAGAATTTTCTTTAATCTTTGTATGTATGTTAAATTCCTTaggttaaaattatattaaaatgctttctaaaattatatagattatttataaaattttaaatacttataatttatatataaaattttaaatacttatttttaaatgaattctaaaattatatatataatttaaatacttattttttgAGGTTTTCCTATTATTAGTAGGATTATTCTTAAACCTTAAAatttaaatacttattttaaaaatatattctaaaattATTTAGAAAATTTAAATACTAATTTTTTGAGGTTTTAATATTGATTGTTGGAGAATTCAATTcttaatttttgaaataattattaattttaaatttcaaaattgtacaattataataattattatattaatatttattttaataaaaggtttgtataattaggatttttatttagAATTGTTATCAAGTGACATGTGGATAATATTATTACTAAgaagacatgtggctagggttgccatcatgacttctttaGATTTATAGTAAGTAGATACTATCCTACTATCAttcgtaaaaaaaattatatgctaaaaaatcaaagataaaaaacCTCCTATCAGAGATTCTATCCACAAAATATCGTATTATTAATACAATAGCTATCCATTCCTGCCAAGAATTTCTACAATTCAAAAGCCAAACTTGTCACCATATTGGCTTCGTGTGTCAACATGGTTGGTCTTAAATTCTTCATAGTTGACTTtagtattattaaatttttatgaaaGAAGAGTGCGGTAGCTAGTTTGAAAATTCATgcaactattaattaaatatataaaaatcatatgaaattattttgatatttaatttattaCTCATAAAATTTGTGTACATactaaaaataaaagattttgcATAGTTTTTTTTCCATGTGAATTTACTGTCTAAGAATATAACTATAAGTGTGTTTGTATTCAAGAATTCCTCTTTATTCATAGCCCATGTTAAATGAACGAATATTTTTTTACTATGTTTagactattttttattattatagccTTGTTTATTTTAAGATATTGTATTAATTAAATGAACGAATATTTTTTTACTATGTTTAGAgtagaaaataaatatatttatagtgacagaaaatatatattattattttttaagtaaaagtaaagtagaaaatattaaaatttggtattatgttattttttttagttacTAGTAGTatataataacaaaaaattaaaagtaaaacgCGTGGTATGATTGGTTTATCACCATTGGTTATGATGAATGGTCATCACTGCAAGGGTTTATATATAGAGGAGAGATATTAAAGCCTTCTTCTCT
Encoded proteins:
- the LOC131658360 gene encoding uncharacterized protein LOC131658360 encodes the protein MRFTPDNLEDWWTFCSTGRSKQCSMLLIAASTFILYSLWEARNNERFNNTKPNVNLVIRRAFNIMIRPARAPNIVEVLWHPPSLGWIKCNCDGAYNHNGLPATCWGLFRDHRGNFLLAFANSVPWRSSFLAEFGVVVRAMEVAIERGWHSLG